Proteins from a genomic interval of BD1-7 clade bacterium:
- the lgrD_1 gene encoding Linear gramicidin synthase subunit D: MSNAKEALAAKLSKLSPAQREALLKKLKQGKSDKTPRTADLRDQPISVADRTQADFTLSYAQQRLWFLEQLDPGNPTYNIAAAVRIRGHLDVPLLNKTFKLIIGRHDSLRTRFVQSADGPRQVIDEQLDWQMDISDLRQRDNKLSNMLELEANQGFDLESGPLFRAKILTLSDSEHLLTIVMHHIISDAWSSQILLNEVSXIYANLYNGVTPVLPKPDIQYVDFSEWQQRMLQQPAIEQQKTYWQKQLADTPNLALPLDHSRPPAISYRGDFHRVQLGNDLSERLQQLCQQQKTSVFNGLLSLFQVLLFRYSQQTDFCVGTPVAGRQHADTQSLIGFFVNTLAIRARLQPQHSFADLLGRTAATVLEAQTHQDVPFEQLVDSLVNDRDTSHSPIFQTFFSYNPGNPDDALKLPGVRTHFIGADTRTAKFDLSLIVADSSEGFSCHFEYNTDIFLAQTIENMASHFEALVASVCHNIEQPLQSLELFNETQQQQLVELGQHPEFHSHAGHDIASLFEKQAKITPNATAVCQGSGEQQHTLSYQSLNESANALAQHLLDEGVKPGDFVGLCFSPGIHLMQALLATVKVGAVYVPMDPSYPLERLQYMATHAHMQMLLCDDGFDAASLDIAQFSTPLRWPQAALPNNPGRRLAAEHPLYVIYTSGSTGKPKAAMVSHANEANLLQWYTHEYGMQATDRVLVFSAIGFDLTQKNLLAPLICGAQLHFSDSPWYEPEALIHLIKANGVTWTNCAPSAFYPLVSSCTDFNQLASLRQLFLGGEAIQWDNLHAWVHNPDCQARIINMYGPTECTDIAAAYRVDDPANHKGTVPLGSPSANVRLIVLDEHQQLCPQGATGELYIGGAGVGLGYLNNAEQTESRFIDASHFSFNKTLQLAGKLYRTGDRVRINADGLFEFVERADDQLKIRGFRIELGEIETALRGLADIDDAVVCKRDISGQPQLIAFLQSNKALADAHFYKRLLTQQLPDYMVPVVYFPIDSIPLSANGKIDRKQLPAVDLNQLRPSDYIAPRNPIEADLALIWQNLLGIEKAGVRDNFFELGGHSLLATQMLLRIRDSFDIELPLRTLFEVNTIEALAEIIAATAKMDDSPSDDTDEEFEEGIL, translated from the coding sequence ATGAGCAATGCAAAAGAAGCGCTCGCTGCGAAACTGAGTAAGCTATCGCCGGCGCAACGAGAAGCCCTGCTGAAAAAACTCAAGCAAGGAAAATCCGATAAAACACCTCGCACTGCGGATTTGCGAGACCAGCCCATCTCTGTGGCAGACCGTACTCAGGCAGATTTCACTCTGTCTTATGCACAACAACGTCTGTGGTTTTTAGAGCAACTCGACCCGGGCAACCCGACATACAACATTGCCGCCGCCGTGCGTATTCGCGGGCATCTTGATGTGCCGCTACTCAACAAAACATTCAAATTGATTATTGGCCGCCACGACAGCTTGCGAACGCGTTTTGTACAATCCGCTGATGGTCCGCGTCAGGTTATTGATGAGCAACTCGACTGGCAAATGGATATTTCCGACCTACGTCAGCGCGATAATAAACTCAGCAATATGCTAGAGTTAGAAGCCAACCAAGGCTTCGACTTAGAATCCGGCCCACTGTTTCGCGCAAAAATACTCACGCTTAGCGACAGTGAGCACCTACTTACCATCGTAATGCACCACATCATTTCTGATGCTTGGTCATCCCAAATTCTGCTCAACGAAGTCTCTNCCATTTACGCCAATCTCTATAATGGCGTAACACCGGTGCTGCCCAAACCGGACATCCAATACGTGGATTTCAGCGAATGGCAGCAGCGCATGTTGCAGCAACCAGCCATTGAACAACAGAAAACCTACTGGCAGAAACAGCTGGCAGATACCCCAAATTTGGCGTTGCCATTGGACCATTCTCGTCCGCCTGCAATCAGCTATCGTGGTGACTTTCATCGCGTGCAGTTAGGCAATGATTTGTCAGAACGTTTGCAGCAACTGTGTCAGCAACAAAAAACCAGTGTGTTTAATGGCTTGCTGAGCCTGTTTCAGGTTTTGTTGTTCCGCTACAGCCAACAAACAGATTTTTGCGTGGGCACCCCCGTTGCCGGTCGCCAACACGCAGATACCCAGAGCCTGATTGGTTTTTTTGTGAATACACTGGCAATCCGCGCTCGTTTGCAACCGCAACACAGTTTTGCTGATCTGCTTGGCCGTACCGCAGCAACAGTGCTGGAGGCCCAAACACATCAAGATGTGCCGTTTGAACAACTGGTTGATTCGCTGGTTAACGACCGCGATACCAGCCACAGCCCCATTTTCCAGACCTTTTTCAGCTACAACCCGGGCAACCCCGACGATGCATTAAAACTGCCGGGTGTACGTACCCACTTTATCGGCGCAGATACGCGCACCGCCAAGTTTGATCTGAGCCTGATTGTCGCAGACAGCAGCGAAGGATTTAGTTGCCACTTCGAGTACAACACCGATATTTTCCTGGCGCAGACCATCGAAAACATGGCCAGCCATTTTGAAGCCTTGGTCGCATCGGTATGCCACAACATCGAACAACCTCTGCAATCGCTGGAGCTCTTTAACGAGACGCAGCAACAGCAACTGGTCGAATTGGGGCAGCATCCAGAATTCCATTCTCATGCGGGTCACGATATCGCCAGCCTCTTTGAAAAGCAGGCAAAAATAACGCCTAACGCAACGGCAGTTTGTCAGGGCAGTGGCGAACAGCAGCACACATTGAGTTATCAGTCGTTAAATGAAAGCGCCAATGCCCTGGCGCAACACCTGCTGGATGAAGGCGTTAAGCCCGGTGATTTTGTCGGTTTATGTTTCAGCCCTGGTATTCACCTGATGCAAGCCTTGCTGGCAACCGTCAAAGTCGGTGCGGTATACGTGCCGATGGATCCATCCTACCCGCTGGAACGTTTGCAATACATGGCAACCCACGCACACATGCAGATGCTGTTGTGCGACGACGGGTTTGACGCTGCATCACTAGACATTGCACAATTTTCGACGCCGTTACGATGGCCCCAAGCTGCTCTACCGAATAACCCGGGGCGTCGACTAGCTGCAGAGCACCCGCTCTACGTCATTTACACCTCAGGCTCCACCGGCAAACCCAAAGCAGCAATGGTCAGCCACGCTAACGAAGCAAACCTGCTGCAATGGTATACCCATGAATATGGTATGCAGGCAACTGACCGGGTGTTGGTTTTCTCTGCCATCGGTTTTGACCTAACCCAAAAGAATTTGCTCGCCCCATTAATATGTGGCGCTCAACTGCATTTCAGCGACAGCCCTTGGTACGAACCTGAAGCCCTGATTCACCTGATCAAGGCCAACGGCGTCACTTGGACTAACTGCGCACCTAGCGCATTTTATCCGTTGGTGAGCAGCTGTACCGACTTCAATCAATTGGCCAGCTTGCGTCAGCTCTTTTTGGGCGGCGAAGCCATCCAGTGGGATAACCTGCATGCTTGGGTGCACAACCCCGACTGCCAAGCCCGCATTATCAATATGTACGGGCCTACCGAATGTACCGACATCGCGGCAGCCTATCGGGTAGACGATCCGGCCAATCACAAGGGCACCGTGCCGCTGGGCAGCCCAAGTGCCAATGTGCGCTTGATCGTCCTGGATGAACATCAACAACTGTGTCCGCAAGGCGCAACCGGCGAGCTGTATATCGGTGGCGCAGGCGTAGGTTTGGGTTACCTGAACAATGCAGAGCAAACAGAAAGCCGCTTTATTGATGCCAGTCATTTCAGTTTCAACAAGACGCTTCAGCTCGCCGGTAAACTCTATCGCACTGGCGACCGCGTACGTATTAACGCCGATGGCCTGTTTGAATTTGTTGAACGCGCTGACGATCAGTTGAAGATCCGAGGCTTTCGTATCGAGTTGGGTGAGATTGAGACCGCCTTGCGTGGCTTGGCCGATATCGACGATGCCGTTGTTTGCAAACGTGATATCAGCGGCCAACCGCAGTTAATCGCGTTTTTACAATCAAACAAAGCGCTGGCGGATGCGCATTTTTACAAGCGACTCCTGACCCAACAGCTGCCAGATTACATGGTTCCGGTGGTTTATTTCCCAATAGATAGCATCCCACTCAGTGCCAATGGTAAAATCGATCGCAAACAGCTGCCGGCCGTCGATCTAAATCAATTGCGCCCGTCAGACTACATAGCTCCGAGAAATCCGATCGAAGCAGATCTAGCCCTTATCTGGCAAAATCTGCTGGGCATTGAAAAAGCGGGCGTGCGTGATAACTTTTTTGAGCTGGGCGGGCATTCTCTGCTGGCAACACAGATGTTGCTGCGTATCCGCGACAGCTTTGATATTGAACTGCCTTTGCGCACCCTGTTTGAAGTCAACACGATTGAAGCCCTGGCGGAGATCATTGCCGCCACCGCAAAGATGGATGACAGCCCCAGCGACGACACGGATGAGGAATTTGAAGAAGGCATTCTATGA